The Anopheles gambiae chromosome 2, idAnoGambNW_F1_1, whole genome shotgun sequence genomic sequence GATGTATTTTGTAGTTTTGACCTGCATGCACAATTCTAAAATATTCCTATGAATCACAGACAGGCCTAAAGCCTAAAGGCCTGCCTAATAAACTTGAAAATTACACGCGGCAAAGAACCCTAAAAAAGCTAAATAAAATCACGTGCTTTTAATGGTTTGCAGTGTAAATTGATTGACAGAGCCGGCTGGCCACATGTACATAACATGTTCTGTTTTTCAGTGTTCTTACATCCTCCgttattttcaaattcatcCATGCTTAGAGAGCGTACACTGCTTTTCCACTGCTGGTCATATTGAAATTGCTTTAGTCATAATTTGCACTTGGAGGTTATACATTCTGTTTTCAATTCTTTTCTTCAAAtcctgtttctttttctagCTTGGATCCTAAATCAGCAGCTTCCATCATTACTTGCACTCTCCATCGTTTGCTCTTCATCATACCTTGTTGTTTCTTGAACACCATGCAATCATCAAAGGCAACACCATAGCATCGTTAATATTTTCACTTGTGCGTGGATCTATTTCTGCTTCAAGGTTCGATGCGTCTACTAGTGCCTTTACAACGATCCAAATTTCGAAGCCTTCAATGGTTTACATGTTTAATTGAGATGTTCTGACTTGATGTACTACGGATCAAATCCAACTATGGCAGTACAGCAAGTCAACAGAAGAACTTGAATAGAAAGGAAGAGTCAGAGTGTACTAGGGATGTAAGCgtggaaaaaagtaaaagaggGGAATACCTTTTTTTCGCCATGACTACCATGACGATGATTGCACTGATTTTccccttccttttttctcacaGCACGCTGCTCATAGTGAGATCGCTTTCGTCTGAAAAGCGGAACGGAAAGCGACTTGCATCAAATGTCAACCCGATTTTCCGTGCTGAAATTGTCATCCgggataattttttttttgacagtttaTATATCACACCGACacatttgacagataaatatatgcgcaatctgagattgcgcatcgtctattgctacggtaagggtttgttcgtgtcggatgtcgtgttcgattgctgctagagcgccgggttacCCGGCGCTCTAATCGAACACGGCACGAGCAAtctgttcgattgctgctagagcgctgcCTTAGAATTGTTTAGTTCGTTCGGTGTGTTCAGCGGGGTCACCtagaaaatgtgtttattCCAATCGTCCGTGTTGCCAACTAGATCATCTTGACGAATCACCCACATCTGCCATTTGTATTCTTTTGAATCGAGAGGTCGCTATTTTCAAGACAGCTGTCGTGGtacgtttttgtgtgtgaaggaTGAAGTGACGCTTTTTTTGTGAAGCCGTATAATTTAGGCAATCATAGCAGGTAAATTATCTACAATTGCTTGGTCAATTTCTCGGTaaactttaaaataaattgagaATATTTCCATATCGCCTCAGTGATTTCCATCGATATTCAGTGCCTACTAAATGAACGTTTAATCAGTGTGTATGTTCCTATAATGCGATTGAAAGACGAGAGTGGAATGTGAAATGTGTTTCGTTTTACAGCATATAACGCCAATTCCAAGATATGCGGTTTCTGGAATCTGACAGTGCCTTAAGCAGAATGTCGAATAGAAATccgatagttttttttcatgtaCATTCTATCTTCAACAGTAATCATAtttagggtaaacgtacctatagtgttgctagtaccaatagtaATGGTATTGCATTCaaatgcgtctcatacgataaattaacagtagttaagttatttatgatagtgtgaaatgttctctagccttttacaaaggatttaaaaatgaaatggggccattccgtttttagtgaccgaaaaatccattattttgtgaaagttatcaacatttttccaaaatccttaggatttcataacgatactTATATTCTTTTTATAATaacataacaacgcaattattagttttttagcataattgttatcaaatgatattgttttattcaaattcattggcttttgaccatatttacctatttttaaatgttttttacgatagtgccattataggtacgcCAAAcagcatgttcctatagtggtcctagtactaaaatcaataaaaacagctaattttagatttttcgGGCACTCTAATTCGAACACCCTAATTCAAGCACCCTAATTCGAGCAACCTTATTCGAGCACCCTAATTCGAGCAATAGTTACCAACTTAGCCAGACTAAACTATTTCCCGTTAAAAGATTATAAAAGCCGTCGTTCCCACCAcgcgttctcttctcttttcgttCTCATCCGCTAGTGGACGTGCTCCCGTAACTGCGTAACCCGTGataaaaaacattgtaaaaaattgtattttgtgacatcttgggaaatccaaataaaaaagtggtcTACCCACGAGGTAGCCaaaactggtgaccccgacgtgattccCGAGATTCCCCGATCGACAGATTCATCATCGGCCCGCTTTCGCCTTTCCACGCTACGCGGTTCCCGTTCGCCCAGGTCCGTCAACGCCGCGAGTAAAATCGGTACGTGTAGTGTGTGTAACAAGCGTCGCCGAGTgtcgtgcttttttttttcgcaaggACAAAAACCGTGTTCGATCGTGTTTCCGCGCGTGCATAAAAGTGTCGCGAGTGCCCTTCACGCCCGCGTGTGCATAATCGTCGCGTGTGTCCTACACGCCCGCGTGTGCATAACCATCGCGAGTGCCCTACACGCCCGTGTGTGCGTAATCGTCGCGTGTGTCCTTCACGTCCGCGTGTGCGTAAGTGTCGCGAGTGTCCCGTCCCGAGTGCATTGTTCTCTATACGCACCGACGTGTTTCCCTTGCATCGTGAACCCGCATCGCTACAGAGGATCGAGCCGCGGGTTACATCGCCGTCCCCAAAGAGAAGGAAGAGCAACGATCCCATCGTTCCAGCCCGGACAAAAGAAAGCGCTCCTTGTAAAGCCGTTGACTGCCGCCATTTTGCACGTTCGACGCCATTGACAGCCGCCATTTTTGTCTCGCTGAAGTAAGCCCAACTCCCGACTACCACGTCACTTCTTTTGTTCTCGCTTCTCGTGAAACCACGTGCTCGCAAGCGAATAAAAGATGATGCAACATAGTCCAGAACGTCAACCCGCTCCCCAAGCGGCAACGCACGATGCACCTCCGGTGAACACGGAGAGAACTGGCACGTCCCAAGCAACAAATGCCATGACAGCAGCAGAAACGGCAAGTGATCCTCGAGTGGAAGCAGCACAGGCCGTTCGACTGAGTGTACCCGAAATGGACCTGCACAATTTGCCTGCGTACTTTTGTGCACTGGAGCATTGGTTCGTCGCGACCGGAATCACCGCCAAAATGGACCATAAGCGCTACCACGTATTGATGGCCCAAATTCCTCTTCGAGTGTATAACGAGATCCAGCCGATAATCGAGAATGTACCTGCGACGGAACGGTACAATTACATCAAGCGGGACATCCTCCAGCATTTCGGGGAATCTCAGCGCAGCCGCCTCCATCGTCTCCTATACGGCATGGACTTAGGGGACCGCAAGCCATCCCAGCTGCTAGCTGAAATGCACCGAGCCTCCAGCGACACGTTGGCCAGTACGCTCCTCACCGACCTTTGGATCAACAAGCTTCCGCCACATGTGCAATCGGCCGTCGTTGCTGCACCCGGAAGTGTAACTGAGAAAGCTGCTGTCGCCGATACGATGGTGGAGTGCCTGTCCGCATCCAACAACGCCAGTGTGCACCATGCCGTAGCCGGGGTGCGCACCACACCAAACGATTTCGAGCAACGCATTTCGCGCCAGGTGGACGAACTCACACAGCAACTTAACGACTTCATCACAGAGTGTCGTAACCGTGAACAACGCCAAAGTCGACCGCGCCCACGTCCACCAGTGTCATCTCGTGTCGGTACAGAACCATCTGAAGGAGAGTGCTACTACCATCGACGTTACGGAACAGCCGCCCGGACCTGCCGCCAGCCCTGTTCGTTTCCAGCCCCTGTCAGCCAGCGCGTCGGCCAGCCGTCGTCTTCAGCCTGAGGATACGCTGGAGATATCGGATCGCAGGTGGCTACCATCTCACCTGTGAGC encodes the following:
- the LOC133391810 gene encoding uncharacterized protein LOC133391810, encoding MMQHSPERQPAPQAATHDAPPVNTERTGTSQATNAMTAAETASDPRVEAAQAVRLSVPEMDLHNLPAYFCALEHWFVATGITAKMDHKRYHVLMAQIPLRVYNEIQPIIENVPATERYNYIKRDILQHFGESQRSRLHRLLYGMDLGDRKPSQLLAEMHRASSDTLASTLLTDLWINKLPPHVQSAVVAAPGSVTEKAAVADTMVECLSASNNASVHHAVAGVRTTPNDFEQRISRQVDELTQQLNDFITECRNREQRQSRPRPRPPVSSRVGTEPSEGECYYHRRYGTAARTCRQPCSFPAPVSQRVGQPSSSA